Proteins encoded in a region of the Funiculus sociatus GB2-C1 genome:
- a CDS encoding DUF192 domain-containing protein, with product MSSRVSLLWIMLCVLLMGCSPPVSKSELKTPSGEVQLSPTPTSLSVPLESKTLSGEAQASGIKDNLGQTLPISAKAIIAGEAIALEVARTPEQQAMGLMYRTSLADDRGMLFEFGTPRPIGFWMKNTLIPLDMIFMRDGVVKFIAANVPPCTTSICPTYGPDTPTDRVIELRGGRAAELGLKVGDRVTIEQLDTNTDTPTRPAL from the coding sequence GTGAGTAGTCGGGTTAGTTTGCTGTGGATAATGCTGTGCGTGTTGCTGATGGGATGTTCGCCACCAGTATCAAAGTCAGAACTAAAAACGCCTTCTGGTGAAGTGCAGTTGTCACCAACACCAACTTCTTTGTCAGTGCCATTAGAATCTAAAACGCTTTCTGGTGAGGCGCAGGCTTCGGGAATCAAGGATAATTTGGGTCAAACTTTGCCAATTTCTGCTAAAGCTATTATTGCAGGCGAGGCGATCGCGTTAGAAGTGGCGCGTACCCCAGAGCAACAGGCTATGGGTTTGATGTACCGCACGTCTTTGGCTGATGACCGGGGGATGCTGTTTGAGTTCGGGACACCGCGACCAATTGGCTTTTGGATGAAGAATACGCTTATTCCTCTAGATATGATTTTTATGCGGGATGGTGTGGTGAAATTTATTGCGGCAAATGTCCCTCCCTGCACTACCAGTATCTGTCCTACCTATGGCCCCGATACACCTACCGATCGGGTGATTGAACTCCGGGGAGGACGAGCCGCCGAACTGGGTCTAAAAGTAGGCGATCGCGTTACCATTGAGCAGCTGGATACAAATACGGATACCCCTACACGCCCAGCTTTGTAA
- the nblR gene encoding response regulator transcription factor NblR — protein MSNVAFDRSPCVLLVETDEVLVQRVSLDLREAGYTTVVAPDSTSGFHQACELQPALVVVDRVLTGDSGLKLCTQLRNAGSRVPVLLLMARDTVEDRVACLESGADDYFLKPYRTDAFLQLVRLYLQPEAGANEQLRFSDLVLDLATRRAMRNGRTIDLTMKEFELLKYMMSHPREVLTREQILENVWGYEFMGESNVIEVYIRYLRLKIEEEGEKRLIQTVRGVGYVLREA, from the coding sequence ATGTCTAATGTTGCATTTGACCGCAGTCCGTGTGTTTTACTTGTGGAAACAGACGAAGTTCTTGTTCAGCGTGTGAGTCTGGACTTAAGAGAAGCGGGATATACTACTGTTGTTGCGCCCGACTCCACTAGCGGTTTCCATCAAGCGTGCGAACTCCAGCCAGCTTTGGTTGTTGTAGATCGAGTTTTGACAGGAGATTCTGGGCTAAAGTTGTGTACTCAGCTGAGAAATGCAGGCTCTCGTGTGCCTGTGCTTCTGTTAATGGCACGGGATACGGTTGAGGATAGGGTTGCTTGTTTGGAGTCTGGTGCTGATGATTATTTTCTCAAACCTTATCGCACTGATGCCTTTTTGCAGCTGGTACGCCTCTATTTACAGCCGGAAGCTGGTGCTAATGAACAGTTACGATTTAGCGATCTGGTGTTAGACTTAGCTACTCGCCGAGCGATGCGTAACGGGCGAACGATTGATCTGACAATGAAGGAATTTGAACTGTTGAAGTATATGATGTCCCATCCCCGTGAGGTTTTGACTCGCGAACAGATTTTAGAAAATGTTTGGGGTTATGAGTTTATGGGTGAGTCGAATGTCATTGAGGTGTATATTCGATATTTACGTCTCAAAATTGAGGAGGAGGGGGAGAAGCGTTTGATTCAGACGGTGCGGGGTGTGGGGTATGTTTTGCGGGAAGCGTAA
- a CDS encoding Uma2 family endonuclease, with protein MVQQLPTDTAPAIIYPDSDGQQMSDNTKQFRWIVIIKENLELLFAAYMDVFVAGDLLWYPVEGDNKTRQAPDAMVIFGRPKGDRGSYKQWEEDNIPPQVVFEILSPGNRLKAMAHKLKFYERYGVEEYYIYDPDDIELIGWLRSGEQLEIIEEMNGWVSPRLGVRFQVTSDNLEIFSPTGERFLTFVELAQLREQERQRADEERQRAETEHQRAETERQRADEERQRADEALSQLEQERQRYQALEELLRERGINPEQL; from the coding sequence ATGGTACAACAACTACCAACAGATACCGCACCAGCCATCATCTACCCTGACAGCGACGGTCAGCAAATGTCAGACAACACTAAACAATTCCGTTGGATTGTAATAATTAAGGAAAACTTAGAATTATTGTTTGCTGCTTACATGGATGTATTTGTCGCAGGTGATTTACTTTGGTATCCCGTCGAAGGAGATAACAAGACTCGCCAAGCGCCAGATGCAATGGTAATATTTGGTAGACCAAAAGGTGATAGGGGTTCCTATAAACAATGGGAAGAAGATAATATTCCCCCACAGGTTGTTTTTGAAATCTTATCTCCCGGAAATCGTCTTAAAGCAATGGCTCATAAATTAAAGTTCTACGAACGCTACGGCGTTGAAGAATATTACATTTACGATCCGGATGACATTGAGTTAATCGGCTGGCTGCGTTCTGGAGAGCAATTAGAGATAATTGAAGAGATGAACGGATGGGTTAGCCCTCGTCTAGGGGTAAGGTTCCAGGTGACATCCGATAATTTGGAAATTTTTTCACCCACAGGAGAACGGTTTCTGACCTTTGTTGAATTGGCTCAACTTAGGGAACAGGAACGTCAACGGGCTGATGAGGAACGCCAACGGGCGGAAACTGAACACCAACGGGCGGAAACTGAACGCCAACGGGCTGATGAGGAACGCCAACGGGCTGATGAAGCACTATCCCAGTTGGAACAAGAAAGACAGCGTTATCAAGCCTTAGAGGAACTCCTGCGAGAACGGGGGATTAATCCGGAACAGTTGTGA
- a CDS encoding DUF5340 domain-containing protein translates to MEPIPLPSHIHYELLLQLLERQTSFAARQQPAVREQVHQLISTLRKAMAQQKQIEQTCARANLPVDYRWSVNNIAFEETPPPDVVTGQREPKG, encoded by the coding sequence ATGGAGCCAATTCCCCTTCCGTCTCACATTCACTACGAACTACTACTGCAACTTTTAGAACGCCAAACCTCCTTTGCTGCAAGACAACAACCAGCAGTGCGGGAGCAAGTTCACCAGCTTATAAGTACCCTACGCAAAGCGATGGCTCAACAAAAGCAAATTGAGCAAACCTGCGCCAGAGCAAATTTACCAGTTGATTACCGTTGGTCTGTGAATAATATCGCTTTTGAGGAGACACCGCCGCCGGATGTCGTCACCGGACAACGGGAACCGAAGGGTTAG
- the trpC gene encoding indole-3-glycerol phosphate synthase TrpC: protein MQIRRRPPNPSVSISNFGYRVVVPGNEPSHILEEIVWHKETEVDRMRERLPLNELQRQVQTAPAVRDFVGALRQGKTKPALIAEVKKASPSKGIIREDFDAVAIATAYQQGQASCLSVLTDKKFFSGSFENLTAVRAAVDLPVLCKDFVIYPYQIYLARRHGADAVLLIAAVLNDKDLQYFVKITNALRMTPLIEVHTLAELDRVLSLKDVTLVGINNRNLEDFSVDLQTTCQILAARSSELQQRGILVVSESGLHTPSDLSTVQAAGADAVLIGESLVKQPDPAAGIAKLFSN from the coding sequence ATGCAAATTCGCCGTCGTCCACCAAACCCATCTGTTTCCATCAGCAATTTCGGTTATCGAGTTGTCGTACCTGGTAATGAACCAAGTCACATTTTGGAGGAAATTGTCTGGCATAAAGAGACGGAAGTTGACCGGATGCGAGAACGTCTCCCCTTGAACGAGTTGCAGCGTCAAGTACAGACAGCACCAGCAGTGCGTGACTTTGTTGGGGCATTACGACAAGGTAAGACAAAACCTGCCTTAATTGCGGAAGTAAAAAAAGCCAGTCCCAGTAAGGGAATAATTCGGGAAGATTTCGATGCGGTAGCGATCGCTACCGCATACCAGCAGGGACAAGCGAGTTGTTTATCGGTACTCACTGATAAAAAATTCTTCTCTGGTAGCTTTGAAAACTTGACTGCTGTTCGCGCTGCCGTAGACTTGCCCGTATTGTGTAAGGATTTTGTAATATATCCTTATCAAATCTATCTCGCCCGACGACACGGAGCTGATGCCGTCCTGCTAATTGCGGCAGTTCTTAACGACAAAGACCTGCAATACTTTGTCAAAATTACCAACGCTTTGAGGATGACACCCCTGATTGAAGTGCATACTCTAGCAGAACTAGACCGCGTATTATCTCTGAAAGACGTTACCCTAGTTGGTATAAATAATCGCAACTTGGAAGATTTTTCTGTGGATCTGCAAACAACCTGTCAGATTCTGGCAGCGCGAAGCAGCGAGTTGCAACAGCGCGGCATTCTTGTCGTTAGTGAGTCCGGGCTGCACACCCCATCTGACCTTAGCACGGTTCAGGCTGCTGGTGCAGATGCAGTGCTAATTGGTGAATCTTTGGTAAAACAGCCTGACCCGGCTGCGGGTATCGCCAAGCTGTTTTCCAATTGA
- a CDS encoding pyridoxal-phosphate-dependent aminotransferase family protein — protein MDDKLMLMIPGPTPVPEQVLLALAKHPFGHRSGEFGKLMAEVTENLKWLHQTQNDVLCLTASGTGAMEAGIINFLSPGDRVLVGCNGKFGDRWAELPEAFGLNVDKVTAEWGQPLDPEQIRAKLEADTDKQIKAVIITHSETSTGVLNDLETINRHVKAHGEALIIVDAVTSLGAVNLPIDEWGLDVVASGSQKAYMIPPGLGFVSVGPKAWEAYKTAKLPRFYLDLGKYRKDAAKNTTPFTPPVNLMVALHTALRMMKAEGLESIYGRHQRLMNATREAMKGLSLPLFAPDGFGSPAITAVAPTGVDSEKIRSVMKKRFDIVLAGGQDHLKGKIFRIGHLGFVSDRDILAAVASLEATLREVGYEGFTPGAGVAAAARVFAQS, from the coding sequence ATGGATGACAAGCTAATGCTGATGATTCCCGGCCCTACCCCAGTGCCGGAACAGGTACTCCTAGCCTTAGCCAAGCACCCCTTCGGACACCGCAGCGGCGAATTTGGCAAGTTGATGGCAGAGGTGACAGAAAACCTCAAATGGTTGCACCAGACACAGAATGATGTACTGTGTTTAACTGCCAGCGGTACGGGAGCGATGGAAGCTGGCATTATTAACTTTTTGAGTCCAGGCGATCGCGTGTTGGTTGGCTGTAACGGCAAATTTGGCGATCGCTGGGCAGAATTACCCGAAGCTTTCGGTTTAAATGTTGACAAAGTTACAGCCGAATGGGGTCAACCTCTAGATCCAGAACAAATTCGCGCCAAACTCGAAGCCGACACCGACAAACAAATCAAAGCGGTTATTATCACCCATAGCGAAACTTCTACGGGTGTTCTCAACGATCTGGAAACCATTAACCGTCATGTCAAAGCCCACGGCGAAGCTTTAATAATCGTTGATGCTGTCACCAGCTTGGGGGCTGTGAATTTGCCTATTGACGAATGGGGGCTGGATGTGGTCGCTTCCGGTTCCCAAAAAGCCTACATGATTCCCCCTGGTTTAGGCTTTGTATCCGTCGGCCCAAAAGCCTGGGAAGCTTACAAAACCGCTAAGTTGCCCCGCTTCTACCTGGATTTAGGCAAGTATCGCAAAGATGCTGCTAAAAATACTACCCCCTTCACTCCGCCAGTTAACCTGATGGTGGCATTGCATACCGCCTTACGGATGATGAAGGCTGAGGGGTTGGAATCTATCTATGGGCGGCACCAGCGCTTGATGAATGCTACCCGCGAAGCGATGAAAGGGCTGTCGTTACCTTTATTTGCCCCTGATGGTTTTGGTAGTCCGGCAATTACTGCTGTGGCACCAACTGGGGTGGATTCCGAAAAAATCCGGTCGGTGATGAAAAAGCGGTTTGACATCGTTCTGGCTGGCGGACAAGACCATCTCAAAGGCAAAATCTTCCGTATTGGTCACTTGGGGTTTGTGAGCGATCGCGATATTCTCGCTGCTGTTGCCTCCCTGGAAGCCACCCTGCGCGAAGTAGGATATGAAGGCTTTACTCCGGGTGCTGGTGTTGCGGCTGCTGCCAGAGTGTTTGCCCAATCTTAA
- a CDS encoding DUF2949 domain-containing protein yields MAPASYSRFIRFLQEDLAISKASISIALRHRENDPGPLPMILWQYGLVTLEQLDQIYDWLETA; encoded by the coding sequence ATGGCACCTGCAAGCTATTCTCGGTTTATTCGGTTTTTACAAGAAGATTTGGCAATATCCAAAGCTTCAATTTCGATCGCTTTGCGGCATCGGGAAAACGATCCAGGGCCTTTGCCGATGATTTTATGGCAGTACGGTTTAGTAACGCTAGAACAGTTAGATCAAATTTATGATTGGCTGGAAACTGCATAA
- a CDS encoding pirin family protein has product MITLRKSENRGHANHGWLNSYHTFSFANYYDPAQMGFRSLRVINEDRVHSGKGFPTHSHNDMEIVTYVLEGALEHKDSLGTGSIIRPGDVQRMSAGTGIAHSEYNHSQTEGVHFLQIWILPNKKGVKPTYEQKTYSDEEKRANLRLILSGDGRSNSVTIHQDVDTYTTLLDTGEQVIHQLQPNRHAWVQVARGSVMLNDNLLEAGDGAAVSNEESLKLVGKEMAEVLLFDMA; this is encoded by the coding sequence ATGATTACGCTTCGGAAATCAGAAAATCGAGGGCACGCTAATCACGGTTGGCTAAACAGTTACCATACATTTTCCTTCGCTAACTATTACGATCCTGCTCAGATGGGATTTAGAAGTCTGCGCGTGATTAATGAGGATCGGGTACATTCAGGTAAGGGTTTTCCGACCCATTCCCACAATGATATGGAGATTGTCACCTATGTGCTAGAAGGTGCTTTAGAACATAAAGATAGCTTGGGTACTGGTTCGATAATTCGTCCTGGTGATGTGCAGAGAATGAGCGCTGGTACAGGTATTGCTCACAGCGAATACAATCATTCTCAAACTGAAGGAGTGCATTTTCTGCAAATTTGGATTTTACCGAATAAAAAAGGGGTAAAACCAACTTACGAGCAGAAGACTTATTCTGATGAGGAAAAGCGGGCTAATCTTCGCCTAATTTTATCTGGAGATGGGCGCAGTAACTCGGTGACTATTCATCAAGATGTCGATACCTATACCACCTTACTTGATACTGGTGAGCAAGTTATTCACCAACTTCAACCCAACCGTCATGCTTGGGTGCAGGTAGCGCGAGGTAGTGTAATGCTGAACGACAACTTGCTAGAAGCAGGTGATGGTGCGGCTGTGAGTAACGAGGAGTCACTAAAACTAGTCGGTAAGGAAATGGCAGAAGTGCTACTCTTCGACATGGCATAA
- a CDS encoding Uma2 family endonuclease: MLAYFVTTIADLLEIETMELGVLLLEGEDLRRAIEPDTCFYIQNESLVRSKIIDLQTDPPPDLAIEPDYTSSSLDKFTIYASLGVPELWRYTQQTLEVYHLVNRQYELSVNSLTFPFLPIAELPEFIEQTKTIGQRAAARLSRALI; the protein is encoded by the coding sequence ATGTTGGCGTATTTCGTCACAACCATAGCAGATTTGCTAGAAATCGAGACTATGGAACTGGGTGTGCTGCTCCTTGAAGGGGAAGATTTACGCCGTGCTATTGAGCCAGATACCTGTTTTTACATTCAGAATGAATCTCTAGTCAGAAGCAAAATAATTGACTTGCAGACTGACCCACCACCAGACTTGGCAATAGAGCCTGACTATACGAGTTCTTCCCTGGATAAATTTACAATTTATGCCTCTCTCGGTGTGCCTGAATTGTGGAGATATACGCAGCAAACACTAGAGGTTTATCATTTGGTAAACAGACAATATGAGCTATCGGTAAATAGCCTTACTTTTCCATTTTTGCCAATAGCAGAATTGCCTGAATTTATTGAACAAACTAAAACTATCGGACAAAGAGCTGCTGCGCGTTTATCTCGTGCGCTAATCTAA
- the metH gene encoding methionine synthase: MTSPFLTRLHSPERPVIVFDGAMGTNLQTQNLTAEDFGGAQYEGCNEYLIYTKPEAVEKVHRDFLAVGADVIETDTFGAASIVLAEYDLADEAYSLNKKAAELAKRVAAEFSTPEKPRFVAGSMGPTTKLPTLGHIDFDTMQASFAEQAEGLFDGGVDLFIVETCQDVLQIKAALNAVESVFEKKGERRALMVSVTMETTGTMLVGSDISAVLTILQPYPIDILGLNCATGPDRMAEHIKYLSAHSPFVVSCIPNAGLPENVGGHAHYRLTPMELRMALMHFVEDLGVQVIGGCCGTRPAHIEQLAEIGKSLKPKERQPSYEPAGASIYSAQPYDQDNSFLIVGERLNASGSKKCRDLLNAEDWDGLVSLAKSQVREGAHVLDINVDYVGRDGVRDMHELASRLVTNVTLPLMLDSTEWEKMEAGLKVSGGKCLLNSTNYEDGEPRFLKVLELAKKYGAGVVIGTIDEDGMARTADKKFAIAHRAYHQAVEFGIPAHEIFFDTLALPISTGIEEDRANAKATIESIRRIREELPGCHVMLGVSNVSFGLNPAARVVLNSMFLHEAMAVGMDAAIVSASKILPLAKIEPEHQEVCRKLIYDERKFEGDVCVYDPLGELTTLFEGKTTKRDRSGDENLPVEERLKRHIIDGERIGLEEQLTKALEKYPPLHIINTFLLDGMKVVGELFGSGQMQLPFVLQSAETMKAAVAYLEPLMEKKDAGNNAKGTVVIATVKGDVHDIGKNLVDIILSNNGYKVVNIGIKQPVDNIVDAFEQHQADCIAMSGLLVKSTAFMKENLEVFNQKGITVPVILGGAALTPKFVYEDCQNTYKGKVIYGKDAFSDLHFMDKLMPAKSAGNWDNLQGFLDEVAISDSLSNPPASTTEGEESNTLPAGGDGKNEVVSQPEDTRRSEAVATDIERPIPPFWGSKLLQPEDIPLAEVFEYLDLQALIAGQWQFRKPKEQSREEYNQFLEETVYPILKEWKQRVLEENLLRPQVVYGYFPCQSEGNSLYLYDPEGMNRKDAKEEREKKVVATFNFPRQRSMRRLCIADFFAPVESGQIDVFAMQAVTVGDIATEFAQKLFANNQYSDYLYFHGLAVQTAEAVAEWLHARIRREFGFGGEEPDNIRDILAQRYQGSRYSFGYPACPNIQDQYKLLELLGSDRINLHMDESEQLYPEQSTTAIIAYHPAAKYFSA, from the coding sequence ATGACTAGCCCCTTCTTGACTCGCCTCCACAGTCCCGAACGCCCTGTCATCGTCTTCGATGGCGCAATGGGAACCAACCTGCAAACGCAAAACCTCACCGCCGAAGACTTTGGTGGGGCGCAATATGAAGGTTGTAACGAGTATCTGATATACACAAAGCCGGAAGCCGTAGAGAAGGTACATCGCGACTTTCTGGCGGTTGGTGCGGATGTGATTGAGACGGATACCTTTGGCGCTGCGTCTATTGTGCTGGCTGAGTATGACTTGGCGGATGAAGCGTATAGTTTGAATAAAAAGGCGGCGGAACTAGCGAAACGGGTGGCGGCAGAATTTTCTACGCCGGAGAAACCCCGATTTGTTGCTGGTTCGATGGGGCCAACGACAAAGTTACCGACGCTGGGACATATTGACTTTGACACGATGCAAGCTTCTTTTGCAGAACAAGCAGAAGGGCTGTTTGATGGTGGCGTAGATTTGTTTATTGTTGAGACTTGTCAGGATGTGCTGCAAATTAAGGCGGCGCTGAATGCAGTTGAGTCAGTATTTGAGAAGAAAGGCGAAAGACGAGCGCTGATGGTGTCGGTGACGATGGAAACCACTGGGACGATGCTGGTGGGTTCTGATATCAGCGCAGTTTTGACGATTCTGCAACCTTACCCGATTGATATTTTGGGGTTAAATTGTGCCACTGGCCCCGACCGGATGGCGGAGCATATTAAGTATCTTTCAGCACATTCGCCTTTTGTGGTTTCTTGTATCCCGAATGCGGGACTTCCGGAAAATGTCGGCGGTCATGCACATTATCGTCTGACTCCGATGGAATTGCGGATGGCGCTGATGCACTTTGTAGAAGATTTGGGCGTGCAGGTGATTGGCGGTTGTTGCGGTACGCGCCCTGCCCATATTGAACAGTTGGCCGAAATTGGCAAGAGTTTGAAGCCGAAGGAGCGACAACCTAGCTATGAACCTGCGGGTGCGTCGATTTACAGCGCTCAGCCTTATGACCAGGATAATTCATTCTTGATTGTGGGTGAACGCCTAAATGCTAGTGGTTCTAAGAAGTGCCGCGATTTGCTGAATGCGGAAGACTGGGATGGGCTGGTGTCTTTGGCTAAGTCGCAGGTGCGCGAGGGGGCGCACGTCCTCGATATCAACGTGGATTATGTGGGACGCGATGGTGTGCGTGATATGCACGAGTTGGCATCGAGATTAGTAACAAATGTTACTTTGCCGCTGATGCTGGACTCGACGGAGTGGGAAAAGATGGAGGCGGGGTTAAAGGTTTCTGGTGGTAAGTGTTTGCTCAATTCGACTAACTATGAAGATGGTGAGCCGCGCTTTTTGAAGGTGTTGGAGTTGGCGAAGAAGTACGGGGCTGGTGTAGTAATTGGTACTATCGATGAAGATGGGATGGCGCGGACGGCTGATAAGAAGTTTGCGATCGCGCACCGGGCATATCATCAAGCTGTTGAATTCGGTATTCCAGCTCATGAGATATTCTTTGATACACTAGCTCTACCTATTTCTACTGGCATTGAAGAAGACCGCGCCAACGCTAAAGCCACAATTGAATCTATCCGTCGCATCCGGGAAGAATTGCCTGGATGTCACGTTATGCTGGGCGTTTCTAATGTCTCTTTCGGCTTGAATCCAGCGGCGCGAGTGGTGCTGAATTCCATGTTTCTGCACGAGGCGATGGCGGTGGGAATGGATGCGGCAATTGTTAGCGCCAGCAAGATTCTACCATTGGCAAAAATTGAGCCAGAACATCAAGAAGTCTGCCGCAAGCTAATTTACGATGAGCGCAAATTTGAGGGCGATGTTTGCGTTTATGACCCCTTGGGAGAGCTTACCACACTGTTTGAAGGAAAAACCACAAAACGCGATCGCTCTGGGGATGAAAATCTACCAGTCGAAGAACGTCTCAAGCGTCACATCATCGACGGAGAACGCATCGGTTTAGAAGAACAACTTACCAAAGCTTTAGAAAAATATCCGCCTCTCCATATTATTAATACTTTCCTGCTTGATGGCATGAAAGTTGTTGGCGAGTTGTTTGGTTCCGGACAAATGCAGTTACCTTTCGTGTTGCAATCAGCAGAAACAATGAAAGCGGCTGTTGCTTATCTAGAACCATTGATGGAAAAGAAAGATGCTGGAAATAATGCCAAAGGAACTGTAGTAATTGCCACCGTTAAAGGAGATGTCCACGATATCGGTAAGAATTTGGTGGATATTATTCTTTCAAATAATGGTTACAAGGTGGTTAATATTGGCATCAAGCAGCCAGTTGATAACATCGTTGATGCTTTTGAACAGCACCAGGCTGATTGTATTGCGATGAGCGGGTTGTTGGTGAAATCCACCGCTTTTATGAAAGAGAATTTGGAGGTTTTTAACCAAAAAGGAATTACAGTTCCAGTAATTTTAGGCGGTGCGGCACTAACCCCAAAATTTGTCTATGAAGATTGCCAAAACACTTACAAAGGTAAGGTGATTTACGGCAAAGATGCTTTTTCTGACTTGCATTTCATGGATAAATTGATGCCTGCAAAATCTGCGGGAAATTGGGATAATTTACAGGGATTTTTGGATGAAGTTGCAATATCTGACTCCCTCTCCAACCCTCCCGCGTCAACGACGGAAGGAGAAGAAAGTAACACCCTTCCCGCAGGCGGAGACGGCAAGAATGAGGTGGTGTCCCAACCTGAAGATACACGGCGTTCTGAGGCAGTAGCAACCGATATTGAGCGTCCAATTCCGCCTTTCTGGGGTAGTAAGTTATTGCAGCCTGAAGATATCCCGTTGGCGGAGGTTTTTGAGTATCTGGATTTGCAAGCTTTGATTGCTGGACAGTGGCAATTCCGCAAGCCGAAAGAGCAGTCTCGTGAGGAGTACAATCAGTTTTTAGAGGAGACAGTTTATCCGATTTTGAAGGAGTGGAAGCAGCGAGTTTTAGAGGAGAATTTGCTGCGTCCGCAAGTTGTTTATGGGTATTTCCCGTGCCAGTCTGAAGGGAATTCGTTGTATTTGTACGATCCGGAGGGGATGAACCGCAAAGACGCGAAGGAAGAGAGGGAGAAGAAGGTTGTGGCGACGTTTAATTTTCCTCGCCAGAGGTCTATGCGTCGGCTGTGTATTGCTGATTTCTTTGCGCCTGTTGAGTCAGGACAAATTGATGTGTTTGCGATGCAGGCGGTGACTGTAGGGGATATTGCGACGGAGTTCGCGCAGAAGCTTTTTGCGAATAATCAATACAGCGATTATCTATATTTTCACGGTTTAGCGGTGCAGACGGCCGAGGCTGTGGCGGAGTGGCTTCACGCCCGAATTCGGCGGGAGTTTGGGTTTGGTGGTGAGGAACCGGATAATATTCGGGATATTTTGGCGCAGCGTTATCAGGGGAGTCGGTATAGTTTTGGGTATCCGGCTTGTCCGAATATTCAGGATCAGTATAAGTTGTTAGAGTTGTTGGGAAGCGATCGCATCAATCTCCACATGGATGAAAGCGAACAACTTTATCCGGAACAATCTACGACTGCGATTATTGCCTATCACCCAGCAGCTAAATACTTCAGCGCCTAA